In Malus sylvestris chromosome 16, drMalSylv7.2, whole genome shotgun sequence, the following are encoded in one genomic region:
- the LOC126606499 gene encoding uncharacterized protein LOC126606499 translates to MINFSEKSMERDFEREEQTGQTDTTASDRTHTVVLDIESLTQPSDRSSGSPKMTGALSRKWFYRAERLMNTDEEDTDEPPKKLLVKVNSQLEPLKKSLITIKSFGSTSTVLTGTNRFMAINPRKILFIFATVSSMGTLILIYFTLAINRTI, encoded by the exons ATGATTAATTTCTCTGAGAAATCAATGGAGAGAGATTTTGAGAGGGAGGAGCAGACCGGACAG ACTGATACAACTGCTTCAGATAGAACTCACACCGTTGTGTTGGATATTGAGAGCCTTACACAACCCTCAGATAGAAGCTCCGGAAGCCCCAAAATGACA GGAGCGCTCTCAAGAAAATGGTTTTATCGAGCAGAGCGATTGATGAATACTGACGAGGAAGACACGGATGAGCCACCAAAGAAACTTCTGGTGAAAG TGAACTCTCAGCTGGAACCGTTGAAGAAGTCACTGATCACCATAAAATCGTTTGGGTCAACCTCAACCGTGCTTACAGGCACGAATCGCTTTATGGCCATTAACCCTCGAAAGATCCTTTTCATATTTGCGACAGT GTCCAGTATGGGTACATTAATCCTCATATACTTCACACTGGCCATTAATAGAACAATTTGA
- the LOC126608649 gene encoding inactive leucine-rich repeat receptor-like serine/threonine-protein kinase At1g60630 encodes MVSQKGEIFFLLLPLLFLVFLGSAKAGDADALLTLKSTIDPQNTLPWRQGSNVCEWEGVKECLRGRVTKLVLEYSNLTGVLDPKILNRLDQLRVLSFKGNSLSGQIPDLSGLLNLKSLFLNDNNFSGVFPSSISDLHRLKVVVLAGNKISGEIPMSLLRLRRLYVLYLQDNRFTGPIPPLNQTSLRFFNVSNNQLSGEIPVTPPLILFNASSFSGNVGVCGVQIDKPCGGIIGFPPSISPTSQPGPKSKSKRGKLIKIIAGSLGGFMVVVICLVVLWMVCRRSRGGGGEVSRSKGGVVGGAELTTGRGGGGSGEGPAGPPSGSDGNNGGKQGGFSWEGEGLGSLVFCGAGDEQMSYSLEDLLKASAETLGRGTLGSTYKAVMESGFIVTVKRLKDARYPRMEEFRRHVDLLGKLRHPHLVPLRAYFQAKEERLLVYDYFPNGSLFSLIHGSRTSGGGKPLHWTSCLKIAEDLASGVVYIHQNPGLTHGNLKSSNVLLGSDFESCLTDYGLTLFGDPNSLEEPSATTLFYRAPECRDIRKPSTQPADVYSFGVLLLELLTGKTPFQDLVQEHGSDIPSWVHSVREEETESGDDPASGNEASEEKLQALLNIAMACVSLSPENRPAMRDVLRMIRDARAEGQVSSNSSDHSPGRWSDTVQSLPREEHLSI; translated from the exons ATGGTTTCTCAAAAAGGTGAAATCTTTTTCTTATTGCTGCCATTGCTGTTCTTGGTTTTTCTGGGTTCGGCAAAAGCAGGGGATGCGGATGCTCTGTTGACTCTGAAATCTACAATCGACCCTCAAAACACGCTGCCGTGGCGGCAGGGAAGCAACGTGTGCGAGTGGGAAGGCGTGAAGGAATGCCTGAGAGGGAGAGTTACGAAGCTTGTGCTGGAGTATTCGAACCTCACCGGAGTTCTGGATCCCAAGATCTTGAACCGGCTGGACCAGCTCCGAGTCCTCAGCTTCAAAGGCAACTCCCTCTCCGGCCAAATCCCCGATCTCTCCGGCCTCCTCAACCTCAAATCTCTATTCCTAAACGACAACAACTTCTCCGGCGTTTTCCCCTCTTCCATTTCCGACCTCCACCGCCTCAAAGTCGTCGTCCTCGCCGGAAACAAAATCTCCGGCGAAATCCCAATGTCGCTGCTCAGGCTCCGCCGCCTCTACGTCCTGTACTTGCAGGACAACAGGTTCACCGGTCCGATTCCGCCGCTCAACCAGACCTCCCTCCGGTTCTTCAACGTGTCGAATAACCAGCTATCCGGAGAAATTCCGGTAACCCCACCCTTGATTCTGTTTAATGCGTCGTCGTTTTCAGGGAACGTCGGAGTCTGCGGGGTGCAAATTGACAAACCGTGCGGGGGCATTATCGGGTTTCCGCCGTCGATCAGTCCCACCAGTCAACCGGGTCCAAAGTCAAAGTCCAAGCGCGGGAAACTGATTAAGATAATCGCAGGGAGCTTGGGCGGGTTCATGGTGGTCGTAATCTGCTTAGTCGTGCTGTGGATGGTTTGCCGGAGGAGTCGCGGCGGTGGTGGGGAGGTAAGCAGGAGCAAAGGCGGGGTTGTTGGGGGTGCTGAGCTGACAACAGGGAGAGGAGGGGGAGGATCAGGGGAGGGGCCCGCAGGTCCGCCCAGTGGCAGTGATGGTAATAATGGTGGGAAACAAGGGGGTTTTTCGTGGGAAGGTGAGGGGCTGGGGAGTTTGGTGTTCTGCGGAGCAGGGGATGAGCAGATGAGTTACAGCCTGGAGGATCTGCTGAAGGCGTCGGCGGAGACGCTGGGGAGGGGCACGTTGGGAAGTACGTACAAGGCGGTGATGGAATCCGGGTTTATCGTGACGGTGAAGCGGCTGAAGGACGCGAGGTACCCGAGGATGGAGGAGTTTAGGAGACACGTGGACTTGCTAGGGAAGCTGAGGCACCCACACTTGGTCCCACTGAGGGCCTACTTCCAGGCTAAGGAGGAACGCCTGCTCGTATACGATTATTTCCCCAATGGCAGCCTCTTTTCACTTATTCACG GTTCAAGAACTTCAGGAGGCGGTAAGCCGCTTCACTGGACGTCATGTCTTAAAATAGCTGAGGACTTGGCGAGTGGTGTTGTTTATATCCACCAGAACCCCGGCTTAACTCATGGAAACTTGAAATCCTCAAACGTCTTGTTAGGTTCCGATTTTGAATCCTGCTTGACGGATTATGGTCTCACATTATTCGGAGATCCTAATTCACTCGAAGAGCCTAGCGCAACCACTCTATTTTATAGAGCACCAGAATGTCGCGACATCAGAAAACCATCAACCCAACCAGCTGATGTGTATAGCTTCGGCGTCCTCCTCTTGGAGCTCCTAACCGGAAAGACTCCCTTCCAAGACCTTGTCCAGGAACATGGTTCGGACATCCCTAGCTGGGTCCACTCAGTGCGCGAAGAAGAGACTGAGTCAGGGGATGACCCTGCCTCGGGCAATGAGGCATCAGAGGAGAAGCTGCAGGCACTTCTTAACATTGCAATGGCTTGTGTTTCGCTTTCACCGGAGAACCGACCGGCGATGAGAGATGTTCTAAGGATGATAAGGGATGCTAGGGCGGAGGGCCAAGTGTCTTCCAACAGCAGTGATCACTCGCCGGGGAGATGGTCGGATACCGTTCAGAGTCTGCCAAGGGAAGAACACTTGAGCATTTGA
- the LOC126607652 gene encoding chromosome segregation in meiosis protein 3-like: MDKAPAATGCYKCGRPGHWSRDCPSSAPTPNSNSNPNSNPNPNPTNLNSSSYPFKSGTGTGIEGKAKKVSVPKTRPKLTPELLLSDDGLGYVLRHFPRAFKYRGRGHEVRDLGNLIGLYTQWHSRLLPYYSFDQFVHKVEQVAATRRVKMTLRDLRERVASGGDPTKLRETAVEEGVPNDQEETLNPEGPSDHQGGSSSGNHDVDDLQEEMLHEIYEKATQEPSETFHGEMVAPSAGIPASESFQKQITNQVENNEGKESSENHMTDEQKGRMEANRLKALEKAAARRQLQAA; encoded by the exons ATGGACAAGGCACCAGCAGCAACCGGCTGTTACAAGTGCGGCCGACCAGGCCACTGGTCACGTGACTGCCCTTCCTCCGCCCCTAcccccaattccaattccaatcCTAATtccaaccctaaccctaaccccaCAAATCTCAATTCCTCTTCTTATCCTTTCAAAAGCGGTACTGGTACTGGGATCGAAGGGAAGGCAAAGAAGGTGTCGGTTCCGAAGACTCGGCCGAAGCTGACGCCGGAGCTGCTTCTCTCAGACGATGGGCTCGGCTACGTCCTCCGCCACTTCCCTCGCGCCTTCAAGTATCGCGGCCGCGGACACGAG GTTAGAGATTTGGGAAATCTAATTGGGTTGTACACACAATGGCATTCGCGATTGCTACCATATTACTCGTTTGATCAGTTTGTTCATAAGGTCGAACAAGTTGCCGCCACCAGACGTGTGAAGAT GACTCTTAGGGATTTGAGAGAAAGAGTTGCAAGTGGAGGAGACCCGACAAAGTTGCGTGAAACAGCGGTcgaggaaggcgttccaaatgaTCAAGAGG AAACCTTGAACCCTGAGGGACCAAGTGATCACCAGGGAGGTTCGTCTTCAGGGAACCATGATGTGGATGATCTGCAGGAAGAGATGCTTCACGAAATCTACGAGAAAGCCACTCAG GAACCGTCTGAGACGTTCCATGGTGAGATGGTTGCTCCTAGTGCTGGTATACCTGCATCAGaaagtttccagaaacaaataACCAATCAAGTCGAAAACAATGAAGGTAAGGAATCCAGTGAAAATCATATGACAGATGAACAGAAAGGGCGAATGGAAGCTAATAGATTGAAGGCACTTGAGAAAGCCGCAGCCCGCCGCCAATTGCAGGCAGCTTGA
- the LOC126607644 gene encoding uncharacterized protein LOC126607644, which translates to MDVSTNGIGNNVVAVRVCRPAGKLNGWPANGVFPGSPRNPEKTIKRSNSIPNGIPKQKDYEEEEGDGCSEEVEIAYANGNGYLKERDDDVSPTSMTEKSDEFQTVSPEKAEHVKLAVETPDTAGEGILRPHAHLPKPEAPPGLASSPPDSPNDEASNNQKFGVDVPAIGKLIRERSSNFSAAFVRRLSSLKDQHLNSNGEEDLKSKDVTEFHLSGLKVTVKIKSESDDHQQPQGQATLKGRISFFSRSNCRDCTAVRRFLREKGLKFVEINIDVYPNREKELVERTGSSSVPQIFFNEKQFGGLVVLNSLRNSGGFDQRLKEMLSSKCPDDAPPPPVYGFDDLDEEELTDQMMGIVRVLRLKLPIQDRLMKMKIVKNCFAGSEMVEVLIQHLDCGRRKAVEIGRQLARKHFIHHVFGENDFEDGNHFYRFLEHEPFIPKCFNFRGSISDSEPKPAAKVGQRLTKIMSAILESYASDDRRHLDYIGISNSEEFRRYINLVQELHRVNLFELSKDERLAFFLNLYNAMVIHAVIRVGRPQGVIERRSFFSDFQYLVGGHPYSLSSIENGILRNNRRPPYSLGKPFGAGDNRTELACARVNPLIHFGLCNGTRSSPTVRFFSPQGVEAELRCAARDFFKSGGMEVNLEKRTVYLTQIIKWFDGDFGQEKEILKWILNYLDATRAGLLTHLLGDGGHISIVYRNYDWSMNS; encoded by the exons ATGGATGTTTCCACCAATGGAATCGGGAACAATGTCGTTGCGGTCAGAGTTTGTAGACCCGCCGGAAAGTTAAACGGCTGGCCGGCGAATGGGGTTTTCCCGGGAAGTCCCAGAAATCCCGAGAAAACAATAAAGCGTTCAAATTCTATCCCCAACGGTATACCGAAACAGAAAGATTACGAGGAGGAAGAGGGAGATGGCTGTTCGGAAGAAGTTGAAATTGCATATGCAAATGGAAATGGTTACCTGAAAGAACGGGACGACGACGTTTCGCCCACCTCGATGACCGAAAAGTCGGACGAGTTTCAAACGGTATCTCCCGAAAAAGCCGAGCACGTGAAATTAGCCGTTGAGACGCCCGATACAGCAGGGGAAGGGATCCTCCGTCCTCACGCGCACCTGCCGAAGCCAGAGGCGCCGCCCGGGTTGGCCTCATCGCCTCCCGATTCTCCAAACGACGAGGCTTCGAATAACCAGAAATTCGGGGTCGACGTGCCGGCGATAGGGAAGCTCATCCGGGAGCGAAGCAGTAATTTCTCGGCCGCGTTCGTGAGGAGGCTGTCGTCGCTGAAGGACCAGCACCTCAATAGCAACGGAGAAGAAGATCTGAAATCGAAAGACGTGACGGAGTTCCATCTCTCCGGCCTCAAAGTGACGGTCAAGATCAAGAGCGAGTCTGACGACCACCAACAGCCACAGGGACAAGCGACGCTGAAAGGTCGAATCAGCTTCTTCTCCCGGTCGAACTGCAGGGACTGCACGGCGGTGCGGAGGTTTCTGAGAGAGAAGGGGCTGAAATTCGTGGAGATCAACATCGACGTGTATCCGAATCGCGAGAAGGAGCTGGTGGAGAGGACGGGTAGCTCGTCTGTACCTCAGATTTTCTTCAACGAGAAGCAGTTCGGAGGACTGGTGGTGCTCAACTCGCTGAGGAACAGCGGCGGATTTGACCAGCGGTTGAAAGAGATGCTCAGCTCGAAATGTCCCGACGACGCGCCTCCGCCGCCGGTTTACGGATTCGACGATCTGGATGAGGAGGAGTTGACGGACCAGATGATGGGGATAGTTAGGGTGTTGCGGCTGAAGTTGCCGATTCAGGACCGTCTAATGAAGATGAAGATCGTCAAGAACTGCTTCGCCGGGAGCGAGATGGTGGAGGTCCTCATTCAGCACTTGGACTGCGGGCGTCGAAAG GCAGTTGAGATTGGAAGGCAGCTTGCCAGGAAGCATTTCATTCATCATGTATTTgg GGAAAATGATTTCGAGGATGGAAACCATTTTTATCGTTTCCTTGAGCACGAACCCTTTATTCCCAAATGCTTTAATTTCCGGGGATCCATAAGTGACAGTGAACCCAAGCCTGCAGCGAAAGTTGGCCAAAGGCTCACCAAGATCATGTCTGCCATACTCGAGTCCTATGCCTCAGATGACAGGCGCCATCTCGATTACATTGGCATTAGCAACAGTGAGGAGTTCCGAAG GTACATAAACTTGGTTCAAGAACTTCACCGAGTAAACCTTTTTGAGCTCTCAAAAGATGAGAGGCTAGCTTTCTTTTTGAACCTCTACAACGCAATGGTCATCCATGCAGTTATCAGGGTAGGACGTCCACAAGGTGTAATCGAAAGGAGATCGTTCTTTTCCGACTTCCAGTATTTAGTTGGAGGCCATCCTTATTCACTCAGTAGTATCGAGAATGGGATCCTCAGGAACAACCGTAGACCTCCTTATTCCTTGGGCAAGCCCTTTGGGGCAGGAGACAACCGCACAGAG CTTGCCTGTGCTAGAGTGAATCCATTAATTCACTTCGGACTTTGTAACGGGACAAGGTCAAGCCCGACGGTAAGATTCTTCTCACCCCAAGGAGTTGAAGCTGAATTGAGATGTGCAGCTAGAGACTTCTTCAAGAGCGGCGGCATGGAAGTGAACTTGGAGAAGAGGACCGTGTACCTCACCCAAATTATTAAATG GTTCGATGGCGACTTTGGACAAGAAAAGGAAATTCTAAAGTGGATCCTGAATTACTTGGATGCAACCAGAGCAGGCCTTTTGACACATCTTTTGGGTGACGGAGGGCATATAAGTATTGTGTACCGGAACTACGATTGGTCCATGAACTCTTGA